AAGTCTAAATTTTAATGTAGTTATGGTTCAAATCAGACCTACATCAGATACTTTTTACAAATCAAAAATCAATCCATGGTCATCGTATCTTACAGGAACACAAGGAAAAGATCCAGGGTATGATCCACTTCAATTTATGTTAGATGAAACACATAAAAGAAATATGCAATTTTATGGATGGTTAAATCCATATAGAATAACTACTAAAGGGACTGATTTAAGTGTGTTAGCAGATAATAATCCAGCAAAATTAAATCCTGATTGGGTTTTGGAATTTAATGATGCACTTTCATATAATCCTGAAGATAGAGAGGTAATAAACTATTTAGCAACTACAGTTTTTGAAATAGTTTCTAATTATAATGTAGACGGAATAATATTTGATGAATATTTCTATCCAGAAGGTTATCCTATGCCAAAATGTGAGTGTAAATGGATTTGTAAATGTGGTTGTTGGGAATGTGTGAATGTTGGAGATTACAGAAGATCAGCCATAAATTATTTAATAAAAACTATATATAGAGTTATAAAAGCTACAAATCCAAAAGTTCAGTTTGGAATAAGTCCTTTCCCAGTATGGAAGAATAAGAGTAGTGATATAAATGGATCTAACACAAATGCACAAGAAGGTTATTATGCTTTATACTCAGACCCTCTAACTTGGATACAAGAAGGAACTGTAGATTTTATAGCGCCACAAATATATTGGGCAACCAACGACAAAAAAAATCCATATGAAACACTAGTGAGATGGTGGTCTAATGTAGTGGAAGGTACAAATGTAAAATTATATATTGCACAAAGTATAAATAAGGCAGAAACAGCTAAAGAGTTAGACAAACAAATTGCTATAAATAGAGAGTATCCAGAGGTTAAAGGAAATATATTATTTAGTTATAGAGATATAGCTAGTAATAATGGAGGTATAGTACAACAATTAGAAAAGGCATATTCAGAAAAGGCATGTATCTTATAAAAAATAGCCCTTATAATAAGATTTATTTAAACAATAGAAATATATGTTTAAAAAAACTATTATAAGGGTTTTTTTATGCTAAATATTTAATTAAATTAAAAATATACATTACAATTAAAATATTTGTAAGTAAACTCAAAAAAGAGTTAAGCGAAATTTCAGCATTAGAACCAACCTTTATTACCGGAGCTAAAGGTAACCTATATTTTTTACAAGATGGATAAAAAAGACAAACTCCACTAGAGTTGAACATATCCAAAAGTATATGAGATATGCAACCTAATATAAAACCATAAAATATTATAAATATATATACATCTAAAAATACAAAGATGTAAGGGTAGAATAATTTAAATCCAATATCTATTAATAATGATAAAAAAATTAAAAAATATATAAATAAGGCACTGTGAGTAAATCCTCTGTGGTGAAGTTTATTATTAATTATTTTAGATGAAATATGAAACTTTTTTCCTAAGTAGGATTGTGGACAGTCTATGTCAGGGAAAATAGAACCTAACTTTAAGAAGTAAATATACAATAAAAAGAAAATAGAAATTTCTATTAAATTGAAATTGGAAATTATGTAATTATAAAATGGACCTAAAAATAACATGCCTAAAAATATACCGCCATTGACATGAGTGTCATATTTAATTTAAAACACCTCCCATAGATTATATTCAAAATATAGAAATATTTTCATCAAATTATTCTGAAAAATTACGGAAAAGTTACGTTGAAAGTGTATATGTAGAAAAATGCATTATATGGTGCTAATATTTAGGTATTAATAAGTGGTAAAATATGGGAGGATGAGATGAAAAAGTGGATTAAAAACAACTTATGGATATGGGGGTTACTTGTTGTAATAATTGTACTAGTAATAGTAAATGGAACTAAAAGAAACTCAGATAAGGAATTTGACAGTGGAAGCAATATAAAAATTGAAAAATTAAACACAAATCAGATTGATAATTTAAAAAAATTATGTAAAGTATGGGGTGTTGTAAAGTACTATAATCCTGAGGTTGTAGCTGGGAATGTAAACTTTGATTATGAACTATTTAGAGTTATGCCAGATACGTTAAATGCAAAAAATTCACAAGATGCTAATAGAGTAATATATCAGTGGGTTAAAAATTTAGGAGATATAGAAGTAAATAACACGGATAAAAATAATGAACACAAAAAAATAGCTCTTGAAAGAGATTTAAGTTGGATAAAAGATGCCAATTATCTAGATAAAGATTTAAGTCAATTATTAGTTAAGATTTCAAACTCTAACATTTCAAAAAGAAACAAAGCTTATGCTAAGTTTGATAAAGAGGTAGGACTTTCTAACTTTGAAAATGAAAACCTATATGAAGAAATGGACTATGATGACGATGGTTATAAATTGCTTGCTTTGTTTAGATATTGGAATATAATAGAATACTATTATCCATATACAGATATAATAGAAGAAAATTGGGATGAAGTATTAACTACATTTATACCTAAGTTTATAAATACTAAAAGTGAGTTAGATTATAAATTGGCAATTTCAGAGCTTACAACAAAAATACATGATCCACACGCCGCTATATATGATATAAATGAAACTTTAACTAAACACTGGGGAAATAAATATGCTCCTGTAGAATTTGCTTTAGTTGAAGATAATATTGTAATAAAAAAAATACTTCCTAAATACAAGAATAAATGCGAGTTGAAGCCAGGAGATATAGTATTAGAAATAAATGATAAAGGTATATCTGAAGTTATAAAAGAAAAATCTAAATATATATCTCTTTCAAGAAAAGAAGCTATTGTAAATTGCTTACAAGGATATTTATTTAGAACTTCAAATGATAGTATTAAGATAACTGTAAAAAGAGACGGGAAAGACATAATTAAAAATGTTAAGTGTTATAATGATCAATCAATGTTTGATATAAAAGAGCCATCGCATAAGCTTATAGATGAAAATATAGGATATATTAACCCAGCACAATTATCGAAAAATGAAATAGATAAAATAATGGACAAATTTATGAATACAGAAGGTATTATAGTAGATTTAAGAGAATATCCATCTGAATTTATTGTTTATGATTTAGGTAAAATGATTATTTCAAAACCAACAATTTTTTCAAAAATATCTGTACCTAGTCAATCAGTTCCAGGGGAATTTATATTTGAAAAAGATCAAATTGTTAACCCAGATGATAAAAAGCATTATAAAGGAAAAGTAATGATATTAATGAATGAAAGAAGTCAAAGTCAATCGGAGTTTACTGTAATGGCACTAAAAAAAGGAACTAATGCTAAAGTAATAGGAAGTAACTCTATTGGTACCGATGGAAATGTAACAGAGGTTTATTTGCCAGGAGGTGTAACAACTTTAATAACTGGACTAGGAGTTTATAATCCAGATGGTTTACAAACTCAAAGAATAGGTCTTAAACCAGATATTTATATAAAGCCAACTATAGATGGAATCAAAGAGGGAAGAGATGAACTTTCAGAAAAAGCTATAGAAATTATAAAAACTAAATAAAAAACAAATATAATATAAGGCTAGAAAATTTTCTAGCCTTATATTTATTTAAATATGTGCACATAATTATTAGTATATAGAATGCAATAATAAATAATTATTAAATCAAGGAAAGACAAATATATGAAAATGAAATGGGAAGAAAAATTTATCGAACTATATACTAAAGGAAAAGTGCAAGAAGCTAAAGATTTAAAAAATATACATGTTCCAAGTAAGTTATACAAATACCAAAAAATAGATGAAAATAGACTAAAAAATTTAGAATATGGAAAGCTATATTTTTCAAATAGGGAGCACTTAAATGATCCATTTGATTTACTACCAGTACATTATAATGAAGAGGAGATAATCCGCTTCTTAAAAGGAGAAGATTGTCCGGCAAATAACTTATCAAAATCAGAAATAATAATTAAGATAGATAAAGTTTTAAATAGCTTTAGCGACCATATAAAAATACTATCTCTAAGTACTAGCATATATAACATACCTCTATGGACTCATTATGGAGATAACCATAGAGGTATGTGTATTGAATATGATATAGATAATTTAGATAGAAATAGTGATTTTTATGATTGCTTGCTAAAAGTAAGCTATATAGATAAAAAAGTAGAAATAACTGAAGTCTTAAAAAATACTTTATCGAATCTAATAAATAATGATGAGTTAAAATTAGATTCTATGTTTTTGTTATATTTCACATTGACAATGAAACACAAAAGCTGGCAATATGAAAATGAATGGAGAATTATATTAAAAAGTAATAGTGGGGAATGTGGGATAGAAAAAAGCCTAATGAAAGTAAGAGCTATTTACTTAGGAAAAGATTGTAGCAAAGAAAATATAGAAAGAGTTATAGAAATTTCTAAAAAATTAAATTGTAAAGTTTATAAAATGGAATATTCTAAAGGTATTGATTTTAGATTGATACCACAGAAGATATATTAAATTAAATAAATTTAAATTTGATTAGTTAATAAAATTTGTTGACAACTAATAAATTAAGATACTACAATTTAGATATAAAAATTAAATAAACCAGGTGATGTTAGCGAGAGATACTTTTTAAATAAAGAGCCGACGGAGAAATTTGAATAACTTCCAATTTTCAAAGAAACTTTCAGGCAAAGGAATCGTTAACTGATGGATCTCTGGAAAGCCCTTAATTGTAAGGCGCCGAAGAAGAAATGATACTATAAGTATTAAAACTTTCAGGTACAAGAAACAGAGGATATAGGAATATTATTTATTTCTATATCCTCTTTTTAATTTTCTAAAAATATATTAAGGAGAAGTTTGATATGGAAAATTTAAAAAAAAACGTATCTACTGAGTGCACACGAAGCTTTAGGCGCAAAGATGATAGACTTTGCGGGATGGTATATGCCACTAGAATATGAAGGCTTAATAAAAGAACATGAATCTGTAAGAAATTATGCTGGATTGTTTGATGTATCTCATATGGGGGAAATTATTGTAAAAGGTGCACAAGCAAAGTCTTACCTACAAAACTTACTTACAAATGACATAGAAAGATTAGAAGATAATCAAGCTATATATACGTTTATGTGCTACCCTAATGGAGGTGTAGTTGATGATTTATTAGTTTATAGATTTGATGAAAATTATTTTTATTTAGTAATAAATGCTAGCAATATAGAAAAAGATTTTAAGTGGATGAATGAAAACAAACAAGACTATGATATACAAATAGAAAACATCTCTAGTAAAATTTCAGAACTTGCAATTCAAGGACCTTTATCTCAAAGAATACTTCAAGAAATATGCGATGAAAATTTAGATGAAATTAAATCATTTTACTTCAATAAAAATATAAAAGTTAATCAGATATCAGCTTTAGTTTCTAGAACTGGATATACCGGGGAAGATGGATTTGAAATATATTGTAAAAATGAAGATGTAGAAAAAATATGGAACAAACTATTTGAGGTAGGCGAAAAATATAAACTTAAACCTTGTGGATTGGGTTGTAGGGATACGTTAAGATTTGAGGCTGGATTACCCCTTTATGGAAATGAATTAAGTGAAGCTATAACACCATTAGAAGCAGGTTTTTCATTCTTTGTAAAGTTAGATAAATATAATTTTATAGGAAAGAATGAATTAAAAATGCAAAAAGAAAAAGGATTAAATAGAAAGATTATTGGATTTGAACTTACGGGTAAAGGTATAGCAAGACAAGGGTATGAGGTTATGGTTGATGAGAATGTAATAGGATATGTAACAACTGGATATAAATCCCCAACTTTGAATAAAAGTATAGGATTTGCCCTTATAGATTCTAGTTATTCAGAAATTGGAAAAGACGTAGATATATGTATTAGAAAGAAAAAAGTAAAAGCAAAAATTATTAACAAAAGATTTTACAAAAAACCAACAGCGATTCATGCTTAAAAATAGATATTAAAAAGTGAATATAAAACTATTATGGAGGTTGGGTTATGTTTAAATATATACCGATTACAGATGCGGATAAAGACAAAATGCTAAGTGAAATAGGAGTAGAATCAGTAGATGAGTTATTTAGTGATATTCCCAATGAATTAAAGCTTAATAGAGATTTAAATTTAGAAACTTCAAAAAGTGAAATAGAAGTATTAAAAAAAATAAAATCTATAGCTAAAGAAAATAATAGCATAGATAACTTGACTTGTTTTTTAGGAGCAGGAGCATATGATCACTATATACCATCTGTAATCAAACATATTACATCAAGGTCAGAATTTTATACAGCATACACACCATATCAAGGAGAAATAAGTCAAGGAACACTACAAACCATATTTGAATTTCAATCAATGATTTCTGAACTTACAGGAATGGATATAGCTAATGCATCTATGTATGATGGAGCTACTGCAAGTGTAGAAGCTTGTGTAATGGCACTAAATAGTGGAAAAAATAAAAATAAAATACTAGTAGCGAAATCTATAAATCCTGAGATTATGGAAGTCATAAAAACATATATGAAATTTAAAGATATTGAAGTTATAGAAATTGATTATGATAGAAAAACAGGAAGAGTTGATTTAGATAGTTTAAAATCAAATATAGATAAAGAAAGTGCTTGTATGTTAGTTCAAAGCCCTAACTTTTTTGGAATTATTGAAGAAATGGAAGAAATAGAGTCTATTACTCACCAAAATAAAGCAATGCTTATTATGAATGTTAATCCAATATCTTTAGGTGTTTTAAAATCACCAGGAGAGTTAGGAGCAGACATAGCTGTAGGAGAGGCTCAACCATTAGGGAACTCTTTGAATTTTGGAGGTCCATTTGTAGGATTTATGAGTACAAAAGCTAAAAATATAAGAAAACTTCCAGGAAGAATAGTAGGAGAAACTATTGACTCAAGAGGACAAAGGGCATATGTCCTAACACTTCAGGCAAGAGAACAGCACATAAGAAGAGAAAAAGCTACGTCTAATATTTGCTCAAATCAAGCTTTAAATGCCCTTTCAGCTACGATATATATGGCTACAATGGGATATAAGGGATTAAAAGAGGTAGCAAATCAGTGTATTCAAAAATCACATTATGCTTATAATGAATTAATCAAAACTGGAGAGTATGAAACTGTATTTACAGGAGAATTTTTTAATGAATTTACAATTAAATCTAAAAACCATAATGTAGATATTGTTAACGAAAATTTATTAAACGAAAACATAATTGGTGGATTTAATTTAGAGAATAAATTTAAAGAACTTAATAATTGTTCATTATATTGTGTTACAGAAAAAAGAAGTAAGGACGAAATTGATAATTTGGTTAATGTTATATCCAACATGGGCTTTAAAGATAGTAAAGAAAAAATTATTGATACTATGGGGGCTATATAAATGAAAGATTATAATAAATTATTGATAGAAATTTCAAAAGAAGGAAGGTTTGCGTATTCACTTCCGCCTTTAGATATATATGAAGATGAAAATTTAATTCCTGATAATTTTAAAAGAACTATAAATCCTAAATTGCCTATGGTAAGTGAAGTAGACGTCGTTAGACATTTTACACTTTTATCAAATAAAAATTTTGGGGTTGATACAGGATTCTATCCATTAGGGTCTTGTACTATGAAATACAATCCAAAGCTAAATGAAGACATAGCATCTATAGAAGAATTTACTAATATACATCCTTATCAAAATGAAAAGACAGTTCAAGGCTCACTTCATGTAATGTATGATTTTTCAAATATGTTAAAAGAAATAACAGGAATGGATGAAATAACATTACAACCATCGGCAGGATCTCATGGAGAATTGACAGGCTTGATGCTTATAAAAGCATATCATGAAAATAGCGGTGATTTTAAAAGAAATAAAATAATAGTTCCAGATTCAGCGCATGGGACAAATCCAGCAAGTGCAAATCTATGTGGATGTAATATAGTGCAAATAAAATCAGATGAATATGGATGTGTGGATATTGAAGCTTTAAAAGAAGTACTAGATGATACTGTTTGTGCTTTGATGCTTACAAATCCAAGTACATTAGGCATATTTGAAAAAAATATAACTGAAATTGCAGATTTAGTACATGAAGCAGGTGGATTATTGTATTATGATGGTGCAAATATGAATGCTATTATGGGAATTAGTAGACCTTCGGATATGGGATTTGATGTTGTTCATCTAAATCTTCATAAAACTTTTTCAACTCCACATGGAGGAGGAGGACCAGGTAGCGGTCCGGTTGGAGTTAAAAAGGAATTAATCCCATTTTTACCAGTTCCAATAATTGAAAAGAATGAAAATGGATATTCATTGAATTATAATAAAGAGCATTCTATAGGGAAAATAAAAAATTTCTATGGGAATTTTGGAGTGATACTAAAGGCATACTCATATATTTTGACTATGGGTTCAGATGGGTTGAAATTAGCAAGTGAAATGGCTGTACTAAATGCAAACTACTTAAAAGAAAAACTTAAAAAGTACTATACATTACCTTTTGACACTGTATGCAAGCACGAATTTGTATTAAGCGGAAAAAAACTTGGAGAAGTAACTACTATGGATGTTGCAAAAAGACTTTTAGATTATGGATATCATCCTCCAACAGTATATTTTCCACTAATAGTAGATAGTGCAATAATGATAGAGCCAACTGAAACAGAAGGTTTAGAAACTTTGGATAGTTTTATAGATGCAATGATAAAAATATCAGAAGAAATAAAAGATAATCCAGAAATATTGATAAGCGCGCCTCATAATACACAAGTAGGTAGATTAGACGAAACTAGAGCAGCTAAAAAACAAATTTTAAAATGGTAGATAAAAATGAGATGCTTATTTATAGGCATCTCATTTTTATTTACTATTTTAAAATATCTAAATAAGGTATATAGATTTAGTTAATTGAATAGTAATTTATTAATGTTATATAAATTAGGGGGGATTTCATGGAATTTGAAATTACAAAGGGAATTTTTACTGTGAATTTGGACATGATAGCAACTCTAGCACTAGCTACATTACTTTTGCTTTTAGGCAATTACTTAAGAAAAAAGGTTAATTTTTTAGACAAATTTTGTATACCAGGACCAGTTATAGGAGGGCTTTTATTTGCAATTATAATATTTATTTCAAAGACTATAAATTTATTTAACTTAGATATGGATACAACTTTACAATCACCATTTATGATAGCTTTCTTTACTACTATAGGATTAGGAGCTAGCTTTTCTCTTATAAAAAAGGGTGGAAAGTTATTAATAATTTATTGGATATTGTGTGGAGGACTTGCTATATTTCAAAATGTAATAGGTGTTATAGGGGCAAAGCTAACAAATATAAATCCTCTTATAGGTATTATGTGTGGAGCTGTTTCTATGGAAGGTGGTCATGCAAATGCAGCTTCCTTTGGGGCAACGATAGAAGGGTTAGGTGTAAATGGCGCGGTTACAATAGGAATGGCGGCAGCGACATTTGGTGTGATTTTTGGAGGAATTATAGGAGGTCCAGTTTCTCGATACTTAATAGATAAGTATAATTTAAAACCATCAGTAGAAGAACATGATAAAAATATATCTGTAGAAGAAACGGCAGGAATAAAATTAAGTGACTCATTCAATTCAAGTACTATGATAACTCAAATTGCAGTTATAGCATCTTGCATGACTATTGGAAATTTATTTGGGTCATGGTTTTCAAATACTACAGGTGTAGTACTTCCAGGATATGTAGGTGCAATGTTTGTTGCAGTTTTATTTAGAAATTTAAATGACAAGATAAATATTGTGAAAATAGATCTATATTCAGTTGATATAATAAGCAATGTTTGTTTAGGAATATTTTTGACAATGGCACTTATGAGTATAAAATTATGGGAATTAGCAGGACTTGCAGGACCGATGATAGTAATAGTTCTTGCACAAGTTATATTTATAGCATTATATGGAATATTTATTGGATTTAGATTATTAGGAAAAGATTTTGATGCGGCAGTTATGGTCTCAGGTATGTTAGGTCATGGACTTGGAGCAACTCCAAATGCATTAGCTAATATAAATTCTGTAACTTCTAAGTATGGGGATTCAACAAAGGCTTTTTTAATAGTACCTTTAGTTGGAGCATTTTTAGTAGATTTAGTGGGAATACCTACAATTGTAACATTTATAAATTTTTTCAGTTAGATATCTAAAATGAAAATTTATAACTTAGGAATAAACAATTTGTTATATATTCACAAATTATAGTATAAGTGCTACAATTTATTAAACTGTATAAAAGGAGAATTATAGAGATGTTTAAGCAAATGAGAAGACAGGAAAGAAAAATTGAAATTGGAGAAGCTGAAGAAATCTTAAAAAATGGAGAATATGGTGTTTTATCTACAAATGGAGAAAATGGATATTCGTATGGTACACCGGTAAGCTATGTATATTTTAATAATTCGGTATATTTTCATTGTGCACTAGAAGGACAAAAGCTAGAAAACATTAATTTTAATAATAAAGTTTCATTTTGTGTGGTAGGTAAAACTTGTGTTGTTCCTGAAAAGTTTAGCACAAAATATGAAAGTACTATTGTGTTTGGAGAAGCTATTGAAGTTTTTGAAGAAGAAAAAAATGAAGCCTTACTTGAAATATTGAAAAAATACTCACCTAATTTCATAGATAAAGGTAAATTGTACATAAAAAATGCTGGAGATAAAACTAAAGTAATAAAGATAAGTATTGATAAAATTTCAGGTAAATCTATTAGATAAGGGAAGTTATTTTTAATAACTTCTTTTTTTATTTAAATTTACTATAAGATGTTTAATACTGAATATTTTGTGGTAAATATTACAAGGAAAAATAATTATTCTTAAATTTCAATTCTAAAATACAAAAACAATCAAAATACAATTAGAATAATGAGGTGATGTGTATGATGGAAACTTTTCATATAGGAATTGACGTTGGATCAACTACTGTAAAATTAGTTGTATTAGATAAGGACAATAACATTGTATTTAAAAAGTACAGACGACATTTATCTGATATAAAAAATGCGGTAATAAGAATCCTAGATGACACTTATAAAAGTATAGGAGATAATTGTGTTACCGTAGTTATAACTGGATCAGGGGGAATGAACTTAGCAACAAACTTAGGGGTAGACTTTGTACAAGAAGTAATAGCAAGTACTAAGGCTGTTGAAGTTTATAATCCAGATACTGATGTAGTTATAGAACTAGGTGGAGAAGATGCAAAAATAATTTACTTAACAAATGGAATAGAACAAAGAATGAATGGAATTTGCGCAGGAGGAACTGGATCTTTTATAGATCAAATGGCATCTTTATTAAAGACTGACGCAAGTGGTCTAAATGAACTAGCAAAAAATTATAAAAACATATACAGTATAGCAGCTAGATGTGGAGTATTTGCAAAAACAGATATTCAGCCATTGATAAATGAGGGTGCAAGAAAAGAAGATATAGCAATGAGTATTTTCCATGCAGTAGCAGTACAAACTATAAGCGTTTTAGCTTGTGGTAGAAAAATACAGGGGAAAGTTGCTTTTCTAGGAGGACCATTATACTTTTTATCTCAATTAAGACAAGCATTTATAGATATGCTAAATTTAAACGAACAAGATATTATATTTCCTAAAGATGCTCAGCTATATATAGCAATAGGGGCAGCTCTTTCATATACAAATAATAAAACATTTATGTTAAGCAATCTATTATTAACTTTAAAAAATTCAAAAGAATATCAAAATACAAACCAAAGTAAATTAAAACCTTTATTTAAAAATGAAAAAGAATATGAAGAATTTAAGAAACGACATAGTATGAATGTAGTTAATACAAATGA
The nucleotide sequence above comes from Paraclostridium bifermentans. Encoded proteins:
- a CDS encoding glycoside hydrolase family 10 protein codes for the protein MRVDCKLYEFRGVWVATVYDIDWPKTKNDAEAQKKEFIQLLDKLQSLNFNVVMVQIRPTSDTFYKSKINPWSSYLTGTQGKDPGYDPLQFMLDETHKRNMQFYGWLNPYRITTKGTDLSVLADNNPAKLNPDWVLEFNDALSYNPEDREVINYLATTVFEIVSNYNVDGIIFDEYFYPEGYPMPKCECKWICKCGCWECVNVGDYRRSAINYLIKTIYRVIKATNPKVQFGISPFPVWKNKSSDINGSNTNAQEGYYALYSDPLTWIQEGTVDFIAPQIYWATNDKKNPYETLVRWWSNVVEGTNVKLYIAQSINKAETAKELDKQIAINREYPEVKGNILFSYRDIASNNGGIVQQLEKAYSEKACIL
- a CDS encoding metal-dependent hydrolase; translated protein: MLFLGPFYNYIISNFNLIEISIFFLLYIYFLKLGSIFPDIDCPQSYLGKKFHISSKIINNKLHHRGFTHSALFIYFLIFLSLLIDIGFKLFYPYIFVFLDVYIFIIFYGFILGCISHILLDMFNSSGVCLFYPSCKKYRLPLAPVIKVGSNAEISLNSFLSLLTNILIVMYIFNLIKYLA
- a CDS encoding S41 family peptidase; this encodes MKKWIKNNLWIWGLLVVIIVLVIVNGTKRNSDKEFDSGSNIKIEKLNTNQIDNLKKLCKVWGVVKYYNPEVVAGNVNFDYELFRVMPDTLNAKNSQDANRVIYQWVKNLGDIEVNNTDKNNEHKKIALERDLSWIKDANYLDKDLSQLLVKISNSNISKRNKAYAKFDKEVGLSNFENENLYEEMDYDDDGYKLLALFRYWNIIEYYYPYTDIIEENWDEVLTTFIPKFINTKSELDYKLAISELTTKIHDPHAAIYDINETLTKHWGNKYAPVEFALVEDNIVIKKILPKYKNKCELKPGDIVLEINDKGISEVIKEKSKYISLSRKEAIVNCLQGYLFRTSNDSIKITVKRDGKDIIKNVKCYNDQSMFDIKEPSHKLIDENIGYINPAQLSKNEIDKIMDKFMNTEGIIVDLREYPSEFIVYDLGKMIISKPTIFSKISVPSQSVPGEFIFEKDQIVNPDDKKHYKGKVMILMNERSQSQSEFTVMALKKGTNAKVIGSNSIGTDGNVTEVYLPGGVTTLITGLGVYNPDGLQTQRIGLKPDIYIKPTIDGIKEGRDELSEKAIEIIKTK
- a CDS encoding DUF2971 domain-containing protein, translated to MKMKWEEKFIELYTKGKVQEAKDLKNIHVPSKLYKYQKIDENRLKNLEYGKLYFSNREHLNDPFDLLPVHYNEEEIIRFLKGEDCPANNLSKSEIIIKIDKVLNSFSDHIKILSLSTSIYNIPLWTHYGDNHRGMCIEYDIDNLDRNSDFYDCLLKVSYIDKKVEITEVLKNTLSNLINNDELKLDSMFLLYFTLTMKHKSWQYENEWRIILKSNSGECGIEKSLMKVRAIYLGKDCSKENIERVIEISKKLNCKVYKMEYSKGIDFRLIPQKIY
- the gcvT gene encoding glycine cleavage system aminomethyltransferase GcvT, giving the protein MIDFAGWYMPLEYEGLIKEHESVRNYAGLFDVSHMGEIIVKGAQAKSYLQNLLTNDIERLEDNQAIYTFMCYPNGGVVDDLLVYRFDENYFYLVINASNIEKDFKWMNENKQDYDIQIENISSKISELAIQGPLSQRILQEICDENLDEIKSFYFNKNIKVNQISALVSRTGYTGEDGFEIYCKNEDVEKIWNKLFEVGEKYKLKPCGLGCRDTLRFEAGLPLYGNELSEAITPLEAGFSFFVKLDKYNFIGKNELKMQKEKGLNRKIIGFELTGKGIARQGYEVMVDENVIGYVTTGYKSPTLNKSIGFALIDSSYSEIGKDVDICIRKKKVKAKIINKRFYKKPTAIHA
- the gcvPA gene encoding aminomethyl-transferring glycine dehydrogenase subunit GcvPA, which encodes MFKYIPITDADKDKMLSEIGVESVDELFSDIPNELKLNRDLNLETSKSEIEVLKKIKSIAKENNSIDNLTCFLGAGAYDHYIPSVIKHITSRSEFYTAYTPYQGEISQGTLQTIFEFQSMISELTGMDIANASMYDGATASVEACVMALNSGKNKNKILVAKSINPEIMEVIKTYMKFKDIEVIEIDYDRKTGRVDLDSLKSNIDKESACMLVQSPNFFGIIEEMEEIESITHQNKAMLIMNVNPISLGVLKSPGELGADIAVGEAQPLGNSLNFGGPFVGFMSTKAKNIRKLPGRIVGETIDSRGQRAYVLTLQAREQHIRREKATSNICSNQALNALSATIYMATMGYKGLKEVANQCIQKSHYAYNELIKTGEYETVFTGEFFNEFTIKSKNHNVDIVNENLLNENIIGGFNLENKFKELNNCSLYCVTEKRSKDEIDNLVNVISNMGFKDSKEKIIDTMGAI
- the gcvPB gene encoding aminomethyl-transferring glycine dehydrogenase subunit GcvPB — protein: MKDYNKLLIEISKEGRFAYSLPPLDIYEDENLIPDNFKRTINPKLPMVSEVDVVRHFTLLSNKNFGVDTGFYPLGSCTMKYNPKLNEDIASIEEFTNIHPYQNEKTVQGSLHVMYDFSNMLKEITGMDEITLQPSAGSHGELTGLMLIKAYHENSGDFKRNKIIVPDSAHGTNPASANLCGCNIVQIKSDEYGCVDIEALKEVLDDTVCALMLTNPSTLGIFEKNITEIADLVHEAGGLLYYDGANMNAIMGISRPSDMGFDVVHLNLHKTFSTPHGGGGPGSGPVGVKKELIPFLPVPIIEKNENGYSLNYNKEHSIGKIKNFYGNFGVILKAYSYILTMGSDGLKLASEMAVLNANYLKEKLKKYYTLPFDTVCKHEFVLSGKKLGEVTTMDVAKRLLDYGYHPPTVYFPLIVDSAIMIEPTETEGLETLDSFIDAMIKISEEIKDNPEILISAPHNTQVGRLDETRAAKKQILKW
- the gltS gene encoding sodium/glutamate symporter; amino-acid sequence: MEFEITKGIFTVNLDMIATLALATLLLLLGNYLRKKVNFLDKFCIPGPVIGGLLFAIIIFISKTINLFNLDMDTTLQSPFMIAFFTTIGLGASFSLIKKGGKLLIIYWILCGGLAIFQNVIGVIGAKLTNINPLIGIMCGAVSMEGGHANAASFGATIEGLGVNGAVTIGMAAATFGVIFGGIIGGPVSRYLIDKYNLKPSVEEHDKNISVEETAGIKLSDSFNSSTMITQIAVIASCMTIGNLFGSWFSNTTGVVLPGYVGAMFVAVLFRNLNDKINIVKIDLYSVDIISNVCLGIFLTMALMSIKLWELAGLAGPMIVIVLAQVIFIALYGIFIGFRLLGKDFDAAVMVSGMLGHGLGATPNALANINSVTSKYGDSTKAFLIVPLVGAFLVDLVGIPTIVTFINFFS
- a CDS encoding pyridoxamine 5'-phosphate oxidase family protein, with the translated sequence MFKQMRRQERKIEIGEAEEILKNGEYGVLSTNGENGYSYGTPVSYVYFNNSVYFHCALEGQKLENINFNNKVSFCVVGKTCVVPEKFSTKYESTIVFGEAIEVFEEEKNEALLEILKKYSPNFIDKGKLYIKNAGDKTKVIKISIDKISGKSIR